Proteins encoded by one window of Dendropsophus ebraccatus isolate aDenEbr1 chromosome 4, aDenEbr1.pat, whole genome shotgun sequence:
- the LOC138789420 gene encoding P2Y purinoceptor 1-like: MELLAEQRVEADFCEKLGTFLGTIQRVIFPITFLFILLVGLSLNLSVMWILVSRIKRWNRSTIFLFNLVLADVTWILCLPCLIYYHFNQLHWIFGDVACRLTRTVYHTCYYCSIYFVTCLSIDRYLAIVHPLRSLRLLRKHQSLLVCLTIWAATSISSIPVIFLAGTQICDNNKTICSLYVFSRETRVTLPYSLFSTAIGCLLPFASICYCYCSSVGELRRSEMQRLKKRDLLTKLMCSALVIFALLYLPYHASRNSCIILRAFGPYVPLMIQRADALFFIEMAICSLNTCINPLFCFLAGGDFREQVCKIAHSMPPFKRWRVGSRRAAVCPI; this comes from the exons ATGGAGCTACTGGCCGAGCAG AGGGTCGAGGCTGATTTTTGTGAAAAGTTAGGAACCTTCCTGGGCACCATCCAGAGGGTCATCTTCCCCATCACCTTCCTCTTCATTCTTCTGGTGGGGTTGTCCCTTAACCTCTCGGTGATGTGGATCCTGGTGTCTCGGATCAAGCGCTGGAACAGGAGCACCATCTTCCTCTTCAACCTGGTCTTGGCCGACGTCACCTGGATCCTTTGCCTTCCGTGCCTCATCTACTATCACTTCAACCAGCTGCACTGGATCTTCGGGGACGTTGCGTGCAGGCTGACCCGCACCGTCTACCACACCTGTTATTATTGTAGCATCTACTTTGTCACCTGCCTGAGCATAGACCGCTACCTGGCCATCGTGCACCCTCTCCGCTCCCTCCGGCTCCTCAGGAAGCACCAGTCCCTGCTGGTGTGCCTGACCATTTGGGCGGCCACCTCCATTAGTAGCATACCCGTCATCTTCTTGGCTGGAACCCAGATCTGTGACAACAATAAAACCATCTGCTCCCTCTACGTGTTTTCTAGAGAAACCCGCGTGACCCTTCCGTACTCGCTCTTCTCCACCGCCATCGGTTGCCTCCTGCCCTTTGCCTCCATCTGTTATTGCTACTGCAGCAGtgtgggggagctgaggaggTCGGAGATGCAGAGGCTGAAGAAGCGAGACCTGCTGACCAAGCTGATGTGCTCCGCCCTGGTCATCTTCGCCCTCCTCTATCTGCCCTATCACGCCTCCAGGAACTCTTGTATCATCTTGAGGGCGTTCGGGCCCTATGTCCCCCTGATGATCCAACGGGCGGACGCCTTGTTCTTCATCGAGATGGCCATCTGCAGCCTGAATACTTGCATCAACCCCTTGTTCTGCTTCCTCGCTGGCGGAGACTTCCGGGAACAGGTCTGCAAGATTGCTCATTCCATGCCCCCCTTTAAGAGGTGGAGGGTGGGCAGCAGAAGGGCGGCCGTGTGCCCCATATGA